The nucleotide window CCGCCCTGATCGTGGGCGGTACGGCCGGAATCGGTCTGCACAGCGCCATCGCGATGGCCGATGCCGGTGTCCGCCGGATCGCCCTCGTCGGGCGCACGGTGTCGCGCGGCGAGGACGCACGTGACCAGCTGGCCGCCCGGGGTGTTGACGCCCACTACCTGCCCGGCGACGCGCGGTCGGCGGAGGCGGCTGACGATATCGTGGCGCGGGCGCGTGAGGCGCTGGGCGGCCTCGACATCATGATGTGTACGACCGCCGCAGACACGCGTCCGGAACTGTTCAAAGACATTCCCGCGGAGACAATCCCGTCGATCCTCAATGATCTGGCGCTCCCGGCGATGTTCATGGCGGCAGCCGCGCTGCCGGGTATGCGCGAACAGCGAGGCGGGGTGATCATCAATGTCGCCTCCGACGCGGCGAAGACGGCCACCCCCGGCGAATCGGTCATCGGTGCCGCCAAAGCAGCCCTGGTGATGTTCACCCGCGTGCTCGCGATCGAGGAGAAGCGGCATGGCATCCGGGCCAACGTCCTGACACCGTCGCTGGTCCGCGGCACCGCATCCACGGAGCGGATCACCGAAGGCGGGTTCAGCGGAAAACTGTTCGCACGGGCTGCCGAGCAGGCCCATCTGGGTGTGGCCACCGCCGACGACATCGGCGCACTCGCGGGTTTCCTGGTCACCCCGGCGGCAGCGAAGCTCACCGGGCAGGCGATCAGCGTGAACGGTGGCATCTCCGCGGCGTGAGCTCGCCGGTCACCCGTCCGAGGGAGACACCGGGGGATATCAGGGGGGTGTGGCACAGAAAACGCCATGGCCGGATGGCAGCGGGATTAGCCTGCCCGGCAAGGACACGACGTCGGACGCCGAACCGGCACGTTGGAGACCGGTTGAGATCGATCACATCACGCGAGGAGCCCAGAATGGCCATCACCAAGAAAGCGGCAGACATTCGGCCGGAGGATCGTTACACCGCAGAACAGCTTACGACCTTCCGAACGCGCGGAGACTGGCGCGACGAGAACCTGGCTCAATGGGTTGACCACTGGGCTTCGACCCAACCCGATGTCATCGCGTTCTCCGACGGCGATGTCGAGATCACCTGGGCGCAACTCCGCCACCAAGGATATCGCCTGGGCGCCGAGCTGCGACGGCGTGGCATCGCGGCCGGCGACCGTATTCAGGTTCAACTCCCCAACTGGATCGAGTTCGCGGTCGCCTACGTAGGGATCTCTCGCATCGGTGCCGTACTGGTCCCGACGATGCCGATCTACCGGCACGACGAGGTCGAGTACATCGTCAATCATGCAAACGCCCGCATTGCGTTCGTAGCACATACATTTCGTGGTTTCGACTACACCGCCATGCACGCCGGCATCGCGGACCGGTGCCCGGGCCTGGAGGCAGTGGTGGCCGTGCGAGCCGATGACTCGTTCATCGGAACCCGCTGGGAGGACCTCATCGGCGACGGGCCCACGCCTGGTGACGACGAACTCGGCCCGCCGCCCACCGGAGACGACACCCACGCCATCATCTACACCTCAGGGACCGAATCACGCCCCAAGGGCTGTCAGCACACCTTCAACACCATCTCGTTCAGCCTGTACAACCTGTGCCGCGACATCATGGCGATGGGGCCCGGAGAGGTCATGTTTCAGCCGTCGCCGGTCACCCATGCCACCGGTTTGATGACCGGGGTATGCGGGCCCATCGTCCTCGGCGCGTCGGCGCATCTGATGCCCGCATGGGAGCCGGTCGACGGCCTGCGTCGTATCGAGAAGTTCGGATGCACGATGAGCATGACCGCGACACCGTTCGTGCGGATGTCACTCGACGCACTGGCACAGCACGACATCGACGTTACGTCGTTGCGAACCTGGGTCTGTGCCGGGGCGCCGATTCCCGAGTCTCTGCTGCGCGAGTGGCAGCAGACGATGCCGACCACCTCGCTGCTGCCGCTGTACGGCTGCAGCGAGGGCTTCATCATCACAGCGTGCAGCCCGACCGATCCCGGCGAGAAGATCGTTGGATCAGACGGCAAGGCATCGCCGGGTGTGTGGATCGAACTGCGTGACTCCGACGGCAAACCGGTCCCCGCGGGCACCGACGGCGAGATCTGTCACGGTGGGCCCGGCTTGATGCTGAGCTATTGGGACAATCCTGAACTCACTGCGCGCGATATCGATGCGCGTGGGATGAAGCGCTCCGGCGACATAGGCCGCATGGATGCCGACGGCTACCTACGTGTCACCGGACGCATCAAGGACCTGATCATCCGGGGCGGCACCAACATCTCCGCCCGTGAGATCGAGGACCACCTGGTCGCGCATCCGAGCGTCAGCGCGGCGGCGCTCGTCGGGTATCCCGACGAACGGCTCGGCGAACGGGCGTGTGCCTTCGTGGTGACCGTCGACGGTGCGTCGATCGATCTCGAAGAAGTCAGCCGCTACCTGCGGGATGAACGCATGATCGCGGTGCAGAAACTTCCGGAACGTCTCGTCGTCGTGGACGCACTGCCGATGACCGCTACCGGCAAGATCCAGAAGTTCGTCCTGCGCGACAAGCTCGCGGGTTGAACGTGGATGAGAATCTGCTGGCAAATGGGTTCGGGCCGAGCGGCTTCGAGACGGCGTCGTCGATGAGGTCCGCAAGATGCCGCTCGACCAAGATCCTTCGGCGAGTGAGCGCGCGGAACTGACCAGGCTGCGTGCCGACCTCGCCGGGAAAGCCCGTGATATCGCGTTCCTGAAGAGAGTATCGGCGTACTCTGCGGCAGCATCATCGGTGAGTCGTCTCGAACTCATCGCCGCGGAGTGCGCCAACGATGATGTCACGAAAATCGTTGCACTTCGCGGTGTTTCGCGGCCCGGATACTATGCATGGGCACATCGGCAACGACGCCGTGCCGAATCGACGCCGCGACAGCTGCGGCGCCGCGATCTGGAAGTGAAGATTCTGGCGCACGGGCAGGCCCCGCGACGCATCTACGGTTCCCCGCGCGTCACCGCCGATCTGCACGCCGAGGGAGTTGCGGTCCCGGAGAACACCGTCGCCAAGATCATTCAAGCCAACTGTGTCCACCTTTTCAGGGAACCTCAGTCGGCATGGACGAGCCCCGATCCGTGCCCGCAGTCGTCGCGACTGGGACTTGATCCCGGAACCGACCGGAAGCGGTCGACCCCATTGCTCGGTAGGTCTGTGATTCCGGTACCAGGGGCTGCGTTGCGCCTCGAACGGCTCTGGTCATCAGTGTCCCAATGAGCTACATCCCCTGATCGGTTTGCGGCCCAATCTGGAGTGTGCGGCATCACCGTCCGCTACATGGACAACCAATCAGGAGTCACACCATGGAATTCGGAGCGTTCCTCGCACCCTGGCACAAGGTAGGAACCGACGCCAACACCGCTATCCATCAAGACCTGCAGCTCGTGGAGCACATGGACCGTCTCGGGTTCGCAGAATTCTGGATCGGCGAGCACCACTCTGGCGGAGTGGAAATCGTGGCGTCACCGGAAATGTTCTTGGCGGCAGCCGCTCAGCGGACCGCACGGATAAAGCTGGGCCTGGGTGTGGTCTCGCTGCCTTACCACAATCCCTACATGGTCGCCGACCGGATCGTACTCCTGGACCATCTCAGCCGCGGCCGAGCGATTTTCGGTGCCGGCCCCGGACAGCTCGCCGACGATGCGCACATGATCGGCATCGATCCGGTGCAGAACCGGCGAAAGATGGAGGAGGCCTTCGACGTCATCCACCGTCTGTTGGCGGGTGAGACCGTCACGGAGCAGACCGACTGGTACACCCTGAAAGATGCGTACCTGCACGTCGCTCCGTACTCGGACATCCAGAAAGCGGTCACCGCGACCGTATCCCCCACCGGACCGAAGCTGGCCGGCAAGTACGGTGCCGGCATTCTGTCGCTGGCCGCCACAAACCCGGTCGGAGTCGAGCTACTCGCCGAACACTGGGGCATCGTCGAGCAGCTCGCATCCGAGAACGGTCGGGAGATTTCACGTGACCAATGGCGGTTGACCGGCCTCATGCATGTCGCCGAAACCGAGCAGCAGGCTCGCGACGACTGCCGGCACGGGCTGCTCGAATTGATGAACTACTTGTCCCACGTCACACCAGGGTTCGAGCAAGCCCCTGATGTCGACACGCTCATCGATGTGGTCAACGAGAGCGGCCTTGCGGTCATCGGGACGCCCGACATGGCGATCGCACAGGTCGAGCGACTCCAAGAGAAGTCCGGCGGGTTCGGGAAATTCCTCGTACTGCACGGAGAATGGGCACCTCAACCCGCCGCGCTGCGGAGCTTTGAGCTCATCGCCGAGCGAGTGTTCCCAGCCTTCAACGGATCACATGCTTCCCGCCAGCGTGGATTCGATCAGGTTGTCAACAGCAACCGCGCCGGCGCGGAGGCGACCGCAGCGGGCCAGGAAGAAGCCCGCAAGCGGTACGAGTCCGAGCGAAGTGTCGCAGTGTCGTAATAGTTGTCGCACTGAAGCAGCGGGGACCGAGCATGCTCGGCCCCCGCTGCTGTTGGTTCTGTCGGGCGACGATGTGTAGCAAACTCACACATGATGTGACCCTCGGCACATCTAGTTTTGGTGAGTCATGGGAGATCGTCGAAAGGAATACGTATGGGAACCCTCGATGGAAAAGTCGCACTCGTCACCGGCGGAGCTCGCGGGCAGGGTCTGTCGCACGCGCATGCATTGGCGAAGGAAGGTGCCGACGTCGTACTGCTTGACATCTGCGACCAGATCGCGTCGGTTCAGTACGGTCTGGCAACGGAAGAGGATCTCACGTTGGCGGCCAAATCAGTTGGCGCACTGGGTACTCAGGTTGCCGAGCATCGGGCCGACACGCGATCATCGGCATCGCTCGACGCCGCGATCAGCGAAACCGTGGACGCCTTCGGGCACATCGACATTGTTGTGATCAATCACGGCATCTGGACTCGGGGGCCCTGTGGGATCTCACCGAGGACGAATGGCTCGACACCATCGACGTCAACCTGAATGGTGTCTGGCGAACTCTGAAATCCGTGGCGCCGCAACTGATCAAGCAGCGATCTGGTTCCGTTGTCATCACCTCATCGGTGAACGGCGTGGAAGCGCAGGCTGGCGCGGCTCACTACACCGCAGCAAAGCACGGCGCGCTGGGGCTCATGAAGTCAGCCGCACTGGAGTTCGCTCCCTACAACGTCCGCGTCAACGCCATCCTCCCGGGATTCGTCGATACGGCGATGACGAATTGGCAGGGCTGCTATGACATGACGGGCGGGAAGCCGGGATCCACTCGCGCCGATCACGAGATCGCTGCCCGCCACTGGCACGCCTTCGGGGGATTGATCGAACCCGATGAGATCAGTGGGGCCGTAATCTTCCTCGCCTCAGATGCGGCGCGGCGGATCACGGGCGTAGAGCTGCCGGTCGACAGCGGCCACCTTGTCCTGTCGACCTTCAATCCCAATCCAGCCTGAACCACTGAGCCACCGGTAGACGTCGGATCGATAAAGAGACGGTCGGGGTCGCGGTGCACTCACCGCGACCCCGACCATCGATCGATCTGCGACCCGAAGGCGCCGGACTTCTCTCCGTACGAATCTCTTTCGCTGAACCGTCGGTATGGACTACTTGATCAAGCACCCGGCATCGACAGGGAGGGTGGCACCTGTGATGTAGCGCGCTTCGTCAGAGGCCAAGAACAACAGCGCATTACTCACATCGACGGGGTCGACCCACGGCACAGGAAGCGCATTTGTCGCCGCTGAGGCCGGCTCGAAGTCTTCACGGGAAGGGTTCTCGAGATCGGGCCGGAAGATACGGTAGGTGCCCTCGTTCTGGATCATCGGGGTGTCGACCTGGGTCGGATGGATGGAGTTCACCCTGATCCTGTGCGGCGCAAGCTCATTGGCCAGGCTGCGCATGAGGCCGACCACACCGTGCTTGGCTGCGACATAGTGCGCGATGTGTGCATAACCCTTTAGGCCTGCCGCCGAGCTGGTGAGGACGATGGCACCGCCGCGGCCTCCTTCGATGAGATGAGGGATTCCGGCCTTGACCGTGTGCCACACCCCGGTCAGGTTGATGTCGAGCATCTGCTGCCATGTATGGGCTGGAATCTCGTGCGCCAGGTGGGGGTTGCTGGCGATTCCGGCGTTGGCCGAGATGATGTCGAGCCTTCCGAGCTCCTGGACGGCGTCGTCGACGCCCTGCTTCACTGCGTCAGCGTCTCGCACGTCCGCTTGGATGGTGACGATCCTGCGGTCGAGCTCCTCGACCGCTCGGGCCGTCTCGAGCAATTCCTCCGTGGTGCCAGATGGGTAACTCACATCAATGATGTCGCCCGGTATGTCGAGCGCGATGATATCTGCGCCCTCCTCCGCCAGACGAATGGCATGGGCACGGCCTTGGCCACGCGCTGCCCCGGTGATCAGGGCGACCTTGCCCTCGACACGACTCATAGTTTGTGCTCCTCGATGGTGCGATTGTGTGTTCTAGAGCACAGTGTTGCGAATCTGAGAGGACGGGGATGTCGCGATGTGCGACACCACGGCGCTGGCAGTCGAGGCCGGCGGGTGTTGTGCCGCCCGGCCTCAAGCCACTTGTACTGGTCTCTCGAGCTCAGAAGTTCGTTGACTCGATGTTGATACCCAACGATCGAACTTTGCGATAGAGCGTTGATCGCGCGATTCCCAGCTGGTCTGCGGCCGCCCGCTTGTTGCCGCCGGCGTCGCGGAGAGCACTCATAATGGCTTTCGCTTCGATCTGTTCGAGGCCCTGGAGTTGTCGCCGCGTCGCCTGCACGCGATAGTTGATCGGGAGATCCTGCGCGTTAACGTATTGCCGATTGCCCGCGGCAACAAGCTCTCGGACAAGGGATTCCAGTTCACCGACATTGCGTTCCCAGCGCACTCGATCCAACGCCTGGATCGCGTCTGGCATCCAGTGCACACGCATGCCCCGCGGTGTGCACGCATTGCTGACGGCTTCCAGGAGCAAGGGGAGATCACCTTGTCGGTCGGCGACCGAAGGAACTTCGACGATGCGGTCGAACCATTCAACGATCTGGGAAAGCCGAGTGGGGGAGGCGCTCGTAGTTGCCACGACACGCACTCCGGCAGATCTCGCGGCAGCGACAGCGCTCGCGGTGGCCCTGAGGCCGTCAAAACCCAACTCGTCGATGTGACGGACGATCAGCAGCTCAGGCTCGGCATCGATCGCCTCGTTGAGGATTTGCGCCCACTCCGTGCCGGAAGTTCGTCTGGCGACAGCATCTACGACGACCGTCTGCGAGGCATCTGCCAGGGTGCTGGCCACCGCGAACTTGCCGACACCCGGCTCTCCGGTCAGCAGGAGGGCCCGGCTCGAGTTGTCGGTCACCGCCCGACACATGGCCCGCCATGCCGGCGACACGCCCACCAGGTTGCCGAGAGGAGTGGACGGTCCGGTCGCCGTTTCACCACGCGACGAGTGCGTGGCCATCTTGAGCCGCACCAGGGCCCCGACAGTCGTCGAACCGTCTGTGACTGGCAGAACGTCGACATCGACAGTCGCTCCGCCGGCGAGGGACACGGTTGTGTTCGTTGTCGTTCCGGGGGTGTCGCCGGCGTCCAGTGACCGCGCTGCGAACTCCCAGAGGGTGGATTGGTCAGACGGTCCGATCAGTCGTGCAGCAGCCGCGTTGCTGATGATGGTCTTCTCGTCCAGGCAGACCACCGCATGCCGGCTGTCCCGATTGTCTGCGAGGAACGACTGAAACAAGAGCTGTTCGTGTCGATGCGCCATCGTCGCGAACGCTTGCTCGATCTGGGCGGCGACCTCGCAGACCCACGACAGCATGATCGGGCTGGTGTCGCTGTAGCGGCAGGTCAGGTTCAAGGTACCGACCAGGCGTTTGGTGTTCGGCTGATAGATCGGTGCCCCGGCGCAGGTGAGCTGCAAAGACTCCGCGAAGAAGTGTTCAGGACCGGCGACCATGGCGGCATGGCCGGTTTCCAGCACCATCCCCCCACTGTTGGTTCCGACGGTCGTCTCCGCGAATGAAAACCCCGGTAGGACGTCGTGCTGGTCAAGGCGCCGGGAGAAGCCGCGGTCCTCAACCCACCGCGCGACCACGTATCCATTCGCGTCAGTCAGCGCCAAGCTGCTGGACGAATCGACCAGGGCGCTTCTCTTCGATTCCACCACCGGGACGCCGACCGTCAATAGCTGCTCGGCGGACTGGGTATCGGTTCGAAAAGTCGGGCGACTGCGCTCAGGTTCGAGGCCGTACATCAACGAACGCTTCCAGGAATGAGCGATCGCGGGACGGACGATGCCACGCTCGGTAGGGTCTGCCCCCTCCAGGAAAAGTTCCCGCTCGCGAAGCAGAGTCCTGGTGTGTTCGTCGATCGCCACGAAAAGTCCTCCTCACAGGCCCGCTCCAGCGGATACGCCGCTGATTGCCAGTCATCACTCCACCCCGCGCGATGTGAGGTGGGACACGCTGATGATGCCAAGCTACTGACATTGTGTCAACAGTGGATCCACTGGGTCGGATGCCGGGCCGAAAGGGTAGGGCTCAAGCGTGCCAATCGATGTGCGCTTCCACGATCCCAGTGTCCACCCGGTACCACCCTTTGCTCTCTGCGTACGCCAGCATCGCGTCGAACCCGCTCTGCCATTGGGGAGTCGGCTCGGCAAGAAGGGCGTCACTCGCGAGCGCGCGCAACATGCTCGCGTCGATAGTGAGACGCTCCTGCTCGGCGGAATCGCGCGCAAGCCCCACAGCGCGCAAGCTTGCGGTCACCTCGGCCAATTCAAGTCTCGAGCTCGCAACCACCGACAGGCGTTTCAGGTCCTCTGGCTCACGGACCGTCGGCGCCTCCGGCGGTGCCACAACTATGTACACGACAGCTCCTTACGTCTGGGGCGTAATCCGGCTCTTCCTGATTGACGGTGCGTGGAACAGGTTCTTGCGACCACAAGATGTAGGGGTGAGCAAGATCGCGGGGTGTGGGCGGTGAGCCTGGAGATATAGGCGGGTCCTGTGGTGTGAGGATGAAAGCTCTCACACACCCACCCGGACACCAACAGGACCCACGTTGCAGCGTAGCGCTATTGCCGACACCATCTGCCGCACCATCGAGCTCGGGGTGACGATCACCGGTGCCGCCCTCGACGGCGAGGACCGCACCCACGTGTTCTGCCAGGTCCTGGAACCGAAGAACACATGTCCCGGATGCGGACAGCCGGGTCGGCTGCGTGACCACATCGATCGTGAGGTCGCTGATCTGCCGATCGTGGGGCATCCGACTCGGCTGCATATCGCGGTGCCGCGCCACCTGTGCGAGAACCCGGACTGTGCCACCACGATCTTTCGTGCCGACATCTCGACCATCGTGGCGCCACGGGCCCACGTCACCCGCCGCACCACCACGTGGATTCTGCGGGCGATGATCGTCGACAAGATGTCGGTCAAGGCGGTCGCCGCGGCGGTCGGGTTGGGTTGGAACACCGTCAACACGCTCGCACTCGAGGAGGCCCGCATGCTGGCGTCCGCACCGGCCCGCCTGGACGGTGTGCGGGTCCTTGGGGTCGATGAGCACAAGTGGAAACACGTTCGCGGCAAGGGGGATTCGAGTTTCGTGACCGTGCTCGTCGACCTGACACCGATCGTCGATGGTACCGGCCCGGCACGCTTGCTGGACATGGTCGCCGGCCGCTCCAAAGCCGCGTTGAAGGATTGGCTGACCGCGCGCGATCCTGCATTTCGTGACCGGATCAAGGTCGTCACCATGGACGGGTTCGCCGGGTATCGCACCGCGACCGTTGAAACCCTGGACAAGGCGCGTGCGGTGATGGATCCGTTTCATGTGGTGCACTTGGCCGCAGACAAGCTCACGGTGTGTCGTCAACGCGTGCAACAGGATACGTGCGGACACCGCGGCCGCACCGGGGACCCGCTCTACGGCATCCGCCGCCCTCTGCTCACCCGAATCGGCTTGTTGACCGACAAGCAGAAGACCCGCATCACCAACGGCCTCGAAGCGCGTGAGGAACATCTGGCGGTCGCGGTCACCTACGCCGTCTATCAAGACCTGATTGACGCCTACGGCCAACCGCACAAGCGTGACGGGAAGATCGCGATGTACAAGCTGCTCAAACGCATCCACACCGGCGTTCCGAAAGAACTCGCCGAACTTGCCCAACTCGGCCGTTCGTTGTGGGCCCGACGCAAAGAGATCCTGGCGTACTTCGACACCGGTGCCTCCAACGGCCCGGTCGAAGCGATCAACGGACGCTTGGAACACCTGCGCGGGATCGCGCTCGGCTTCCGCAACCTCAACCACTACATCTTGCGGTCACTCATCCACTCCGGCGGCCTGGCAGAACGCCTACACGCACTCTGAATCAGGAAGAGCCCGTAATCCCTTCCTAGCTTCGCTGCACAAACGCGACGGGATGCGTCGCAATTCGAAACGATCGGCGGTTGTGGCGAGAGTGTAGTGATCTGGGACATTCGCTGTGATCGGGACGACATACCGTTTAGGGCGGCAATACTCACGCCTCATGTCAGGAGATCCCGAGTGACACAGTCGATCCAACGTCCCGAGTGGGCCGATCCTAAGTCGCCCGCCGCCCAAGCCGCAGGAAACGAAGAAGAACTGGTATTGGAGTTAATGCAGGCGCTGAGCAGCAACAACGCTGACCAGTTAATCGGCTATTTCGCGGACGAGGCCATGTACCAGAACATGCCCTTGCCTCCCGCCTACGGACGCGACCAAGTGCACGCAACGCTGACTGGTCTGTTTCAGGTCTTGCGCATCGACAGGATCGATACTTTTCACATCGCGTCCCGGGCGGGCGTCGTGTTCACCGAGCGTGTCGACCTGCTCACCGCACTCCCAACCGGTAGGTCATTCGAACTCCCGGTGCTCGGTGTACTGCACGTGAACAACGGAAAGATCTCGGGATGGCGCGACTACTTCGACCTCCGTAGTTTCGAGGATGCCGTCGACTTCCGGCTTGGGGGATAGAGGCGGCCGGAGTCGCCCGGATCGCTGTGCGCGGGCGGCTCCGGCAGTCGGCCCGCAACGAAATCCTATCGGCATTAAGAGGTTCGGTCGCGATGCACTCAAACCCGCTAGTAGTGCCCCATAGAGTGGTGTAACTCGGTGGCCGAGATCGTGTCTGACGCTGTGTTGTTGACCGATGCAAAGCGGCCACCGCGTGATCCTTCGAGTCAACCTTCCACAGAATCCTCGAGGAGTCATCGCGATGACCGCACCCCATATTGTCGACCCTGCCGGCCTACTCGGCCAAGCCCTCGCAGACGCGTCACCGGATCTGATGCGCGAACTGCTACAGACTATGATCAACGCCCTGCTCTCGGCGGATGCCGACGCCGTGTGCGGTGCCGAATGGGACGCACGATCTGCCGAACGCACCAACCGCCGCAACGGCTACCGTCACCGCCCCCTCGACACCCGGGTCGGCACCGTCGACGTCGCCATTCCGAAGCTACGCTCGGGCAGCTACTTTCTCGAGTGGCTCCTCGAACGTCGCAAGCGGGCCGAGTCAGCGCTGATCACCGTCGTGGCCGACTGCTACCTGGCCGGTGTATCGACCCGCCGGATGGACAAACTGGTCAAGACACTCGGCATCGCCTCACTGTCGAAGTCGCAGGTCTCACGCATGGCCGAAGACCTCGACGAGCAGGTCGCCGCATTCCGGCACCGCCGCCTCGACGAAGCCGGACCGTTCACCTTCGTCACCGCCGAT belongs to Gordonia westfalica and includes:
- a CDS encoding SDR family NAD(P)-dependent oxidoreductase produces the protein MSGLPIVVKETEDSAALIVGGTAGIGLHSAIAMADAGVRRIALVGRTVSRGEDARDQLAARGVDAHYLPGDARSAEAADDIVARAREALGGLDIMMCTTAADTRPELFKDIPAETIPSILNDLALPAMFMAAAALPGMREQRGGVIINVASDAAKTATPGESVIGAAKAALVMFTRVLAIEEKRHGIRANVLTPSLVRGTASTERITEGGFSGKLFARAAEQAHLGVATADDIGALAGFLVTPAAAKLTGQAISVNGGISAA
- a CDS encoding AMP-binding protein — encoded protein: MAITKKAADIRPEDRYTAEQLTTFRTRGDWRDENLAQWVDHWASTQPDVIAFSDGDVEITWAQLRHQGYRLGAELRRRGIAAGDRIQVQLPNWIEFAVAYVGISRIGAVLVPTMPIYRHDEVEYIVNHANARIAFVAHTFRGFDYTAMHAGIADRCPGLEAVVAVRADDSFIGTRWEDLIGDGPTPGDDELGPPPTGDDTHAIIYTSGTESRPKGCQHTFNTISFSLYNLCRDIMAMGPGEVMFQPSPVTHATGLMTGVCGPIVLGASAHLMPAWEPVDGLRRIEKFGCTMSMTATPFVRMSLDALAQHDIDVTSLRTWVCAGAPIPESLLREWQQTMPTTSLLPLYGCSEGFIITACSPTDPGEKIVGSDGKASPGVWIELRDSDGKPVPAGTDGEICHGGPGLMLSYWDNPELTARDIDARGMKRSGDIGRMDADGYLRVTGRIKDLIIRGGTNISAREIEDHLVAHPSVSAAALVGYPDERLGERACAFVVTVDGASIDLEEVSRYLRDERMIAVQKLPERLVVVDALPMTATGKIQKFVLRDKLAG
- a CDS encoding LLM class flavin-dependent oxidoreductase, which translates into the protein MEFGAFLAPWHKVGTDANTAIHQDLQLVEHMDRLGFAEFWIGEHHSGGVEIVASPEMFLAAAAQRTARIKLGLGVVSLPYHNPYMVADRIVLLDHLSRGRAIFGAGPGQLADDAHMIGIDPVQNRRKMEEAFDVIHRLLAGETVTEQTDWYTLKDAYLHVAPYSDIQKAVTATVSPTGPKLAGKYGAGILSLAATNPVGVELLAEHWGIVEQLASENGREISRDQWRLTGLMHVAETEQQARDDCRHGLLELMNYLSHVTPGFEQAPDVDTLIDVVNESGLAVIGTPDMAIAQVERLQEKSGGFGKFLVLHGEWAPQPAALRSFELIAERVFPAFNGSHASRQRGFDQVVNSNRAGAEATAAGQEEARKRYESERSVAVS
- a CDS encoding mycofactocin-coupled SDR family oxidoreductase yields the protein MSRVEGKVALITGAARGQGRAHAIRLAEEGADIIALDIPGDIIDVSYPSGTTEELLETARAVEELDRRIVTIQADVRDADAVKQGVDDAVQELGRLDIISANAGIASNPHLAHEIPAHTWQQMLDINLTGVWHTVKAGIPHLIEGGRGGAIVLTSSAAGLKGYAHIAHYVAAKHGVVGLMRSLANELAPHRIRVNSIHPTQVDTPMIQNEGTYRIFRPDLENPSREDFEPASAATNALPVPWVDPVDVSNALLFLASDEARYITGATLPVDAGCLIK
- a CDS encoding sigma-54-dependent Fis family transcriptional regulator, whose translation is MAIDEHTRTLLRERELFLEGADPTERGIVRPAIAHSWKRSLMYGLEPERSRPTFRTDTQSAEQLLTVGVPVVESKRSALVDSSSSLALTDANGYVVARWVEDRGFSRRLDQHDVLPGFSFAETTVGTNSGGMVLETGHAAMVAGPEHFFAESLQLTCAGAPIYQPNTKRLVGTLNLTCRYSDTSPIMLSWVCEVAAQIEQAFATMAHRHEQLLFQSFLADNRDSRHAVVCLDEKTIISNAAAARLIGPSDQSTLWEFAARSLDAGDTPGTTTNTTVSLAGGATVDVDVLPVTDGSTTVGALVRLKMATHSSRGETATGPSTPLGNLVGVSPAWRAMCRAVTDNSSRALLLTGEPGVGKFAVASTLADASQTVVVDAVARRTSGTEWAQILNEAIDAEPELLIVRHIDELGFDGLRATASAVAAARSAGVRVVATTSASPTRLSQIVEWFDRIVEVPSVADRQGDLPLLLEAVSNACTPRGMRVHWMPDAIQALDRVRWERNVGELESLVRELVAAGNRQYVNAQDLPINYRVQATRRQLQGLEQIEAKAIMSALRDAGGNKRAAADQLGIARSTLYRKVRSLGINIESTNF
- a CDS encoding ISL3 family transposase, with protein sequence MQRSAIADTICRTIELGVTITGAALDGEDRTHVFCQVLEPKNTCPGCGQPGRLRDHIDREVADLPIVGHPTRLHIAVPRHLCENPDCATTIFRADISTIVAPRAHVTRRTTTWILRAMIVDKMSVKAVAAAVGLGWNTVNTLALEEARMLASAPARLDGVRVLGVDEHKWKHVRGKGDSSFVTVLVDLTPIVDGTGPARLLDMVAGRSKAALKDWLTARDPAFRDRIKVVTMDGFAGYRTATVETLDKARAVMDPFHVVHLAADKLTVCRQRVQQDTCGHRGRTGDPLYGIRRPLLTRIGLLTDKQKTRITNGLEAREEHLAVAVTYAVYQDLIDAYGQPHKRDGKIAMYKLLKRIHTGVPKELAELAQLGRSLWARRKEILAYFDTGASNGPVEAINGRLEHLRGIALGFRNLNHYILRSLIHSGGLAERLHAL
- a CDS encoding limonene-1,2-epoxide hydrolase family protein, whose translation is MTQSIQRPEWADPKSPAAQAAGNEEELVLELMQALSSNNADQLIGYFADEAMYQNMPLPPAYGRDQVHATLTGLFQVLRIDRIDTFHIASRAGVVFTERVDLLTALPTGRSFELPVLGVLHVNNGKISGWRDYFDLRSFEDAVDFRLGG